In the genome of Vicia villosa cultivar HV-30 ecotype Madison, WI linkage group LG7, Vvil1.0, whole genome shotgun sequence, one region contains:
- the LOC131617612 gene encoding uncharacterized protein LOC131617612, which translates to MHDDVTWRPFADYAQIVPFDGVALYSGWLACGTGIMVRYLPERCMRQFGFVQIIPRSPFEAAPDTVTRVQLTAIWEHWEDHVVPLEYRRMRVTQDWHSVEGYVTWFYRVSHPLLRPDVPGAPRPAHEEILENQQAEDDHAIDLMPICQRISMIGRDALDRGIVERGGPEAVAVMEMIVLDADRAATYRRQRRAQGERVRHTQ; encoded by the coding sequence atgcacgacgacgtcacctggaggccgttcgccgactacgctcagattgtccccttcgacggggttgctctatattcaggctggttggcatgcgggaccggcatcatggttcggtatctcccggagcggtgcatgcgtcagttcggattcgtgcagatcatacccaggtcacccttcgaggctgctcctgacacagtgaccagagtgcagctcactgccatatgggagcattgggaggatcatgtggtaccgctggagtaccgtcgcatgcgggtcacccaggactggcacagtgtggagggatacgtcacatggttctaccgggtgtcccatcctctcttgagacccgacgttcccggcgctcctaggccagcacacgaggagatcctggagaaccagcaggccgaggatgatcacgccattgatctcatgccgatctgtcagcggatatcgatgattgggcgggacgcgttggatcgaggtatcgtggagcggggcggtccagaggcagtcgcggtgatggagatgatcgtccttgatgcggaccgtgcggcgacatacaggcggcagaggagggcccagggtgagagggttaggcacacccagtag